A window of the Chloroflexus sp. Y-396-1 genome harbors these coding sequences:
- a CDS encoding PD40 domain-containing protein translates to MYRPRVVWSLIALIGALLLSGTAPLAAAPFSGRTSFVDPRFATVWSRTDSEAVRGGRTWYWGPGPWFDYGEFYRESPNSIRTVQYFDKARMEINNPSDGIVTNGLLVKELISGRMQTGDNPFDVLSRDGSDVPVAGNPRVANTIAPGYRDFVGIATIDNGYRDPSRLNQRVNTTIARGGNIGIRDDLARPETTIVQYNSVTGHNIPRVFWDFMNARGRVVENGRVVTATIVDWLFAMGYPITDPYWVRAVVGDTERDVLVQLFERRVLTYTPDNPPGYQVEMGNVGQHYFQWRYPHLGAPWVAPDPVTPLIYASNIDTGSHWELYRATFNGGGRRLTVNNGETVAYSWRRSWEPTQQFLVVDSRRNSPQYRQVYLLNNVAADAGEQASGANVIRISYSNNDGAFPPPDNDYATIPGSEYNAVVSPDGNLMVFVSERQGIPQLYLRRLHVPLRGYASPITNYDRPCNVETPSWSADGRNLFWVTNCTGNFQIYRANIQFYQIDDLFAYAELRSIRNLSNNTVNDRFARVSPDGKTIAFASDRDGNWEIYVMNSDGSNVRRLTNHSGVDEAPTWSPDGRQLAFASDRDGDFEIYILNVGDGVIVQQVTQNTAQDRWPIWAQ, encoded by the coding sequence ATGTACCGGCCGAGAGTTGTTTGGAGTTTGATTGCCCTGATCGGAGCCTTGCTGCTCAGTGGTACTGCCCCCCTGGCTGCTGCTCCTTTCTCTGGTCGCACCAGTTTTGTCGATCCACGCTTTGCGACAGTCTGGAGCCGTACTGACAGTGAGGCGGTCCGAGGTGGACGCACCTGGTATTGGGGGCCAGGGCCGTGGTTTGACTACGGCGAATTTTACCGGGAAAGCCCTAACTCAATACGTACCGTTCAATATTTCGACAAGGCGCGGATGGAGATTAACAATCCAAGTGACGGTATCGTCACCAACGGTCTGCTGGTCAAGGAGTTGATCAGTGGTCGCATGCAGACTGGCGATAATCCCTTCGACGTTCTAAGTCGTGATGGTTCTGATGTTCCGGTGGCCGGTAATCCGCGGGTTGCCAATACCATCGCTCCCGGTTATCGTGACTTTGTCGGTATTGCAACCATCGATAACGGTTACCGTGATCCATCGCGCCTCAACCAGCGGGTCAATACCACAATTGCGCGGGGTGGAAATATCGGTATCCGTGACGATCTGGCGCGTCCTGAAACAACGATTGTGCAGTACAATAGCGTGACCGGTCACAACATTCCGCGAGTCTTCTGGGATTTTATGAATGCGCGTGGTCGCGTGGTCGAGAATGGACGGGTGGTTACGGCGACGATTGTGGATTGGCTATTTGCGATGGGTTATCCCATCACCGATCCCTACTGGGTGCGGGCAGTTGTTGGCGACACCGAGCGCGATGTCCTGGTGCAACTCTTTGAGCGACGGGTGTTGACCTACACGCCGGATAATCCGCCCGGCTACCAGGTCGAAATGGGGAATGTCGGTCAACACTACTTCCAGTGGCGTTATCCCCATTTGGGTGCACCGTGGGTTGCTCCTGATCCGGTGACCCCGCTGATCTATGCCTCGAATATCGATACCGGTAGCCATTGGGAGCTGTACCGAGCGACGTTCAACGGTGGTGGTCGACGTTTGACCGTTAACAACGGTGAAACGGTCGCCTACTCGTGGCGGCGAAGCTGGGAACCAACGCAACAATTTCTGGTCGTCGATTCACGACGGAATAGTCCGCAGTACCGCCAGGTCTATCTACTCAATAACGTGGCCGCCGATGCGGGCGAGCAGGCAAGCGGCGCCAACGTGATTCGTATCAGCTACAGCAATAACGACGGCGCCTTCCCACCACCAGACAACGACTACGCGACAATTCCGGGCAGCGAGTATAACGCGGTCGTCTCACCCGATGGCAACCTGATGGTGTTTGTCTCTGAGCGCCAGGGCATTCCACAGCTCTACCTGCGCCGCTTGCATGTCCCACTACGGGGCTACGCCAGTCCAATTACGAACTATGATCGACCATGCAATGTTGAAACCCCATCCTGGTCGGCAGATGGCCGTAACCTCTTCTGGGTCACCAACTGTACCGGTAACTTCCAGATTTATCGGGCTAATATACAATTCTACCAAATTGATGATCTGTTTGCCTACGCTGAACTACGTAGCATTCGTAATCTGAGCAATAACACGGTCAACGACCGGTTTGCCCGCGTATCACCTGATGGGAAGACGATTGCCTTTGCTAGTGACCGCGATGGGAACTGGGAGATCTATGTTATGAACAGCGATGGCAGCAATGTACGTCGTCTGACCAATCATTCGGGGGTTGACGAGGCGCCGACCTGGTCGCCAGATGGCCGACAACTCGCGTTTGCCAGCGACCGTGATGGTGACTTTGAGATATACATTCTCAATGTCGGTGATGGAGTAATCGTCCAGCAGGTCACCCAAAACACGGCCCAAGATCGCTGGCCAATCTGGGCACAATGA